Proteins co-encoded in one Marinobacter qingdaonensis genomic window:
- a CDS encoding Mpo1-like protein: MSDQQTFSNFAEFYPFYLEEHSDVTCRRLHFAGSLLVLLVTAWAITSGKLAWLLLVPVIGYGFAWVGHFAFEKNRPATFKHPLYSLMGDWVMFKDMIIGRIRF, translated from the coding sequence ATGAGTGACCAACAAACCTTTAGCAACTTCGCAGAATTCTATCCTTTCTACCTTGAAGAGCACAGCGACGTAACCTGTCGCCGATTGCATTTCGCTGGCAGCCTGCTGGTGCTCCTGGTCACCGCATGGGCCATCACCTCCGGCAAACTGGCCTGGTTGCTGCTGGTGCCGGTTATCGGTTACGGCTTCGCCTGGGTCGGCCATTTTGCCTTTGAAAAGAACCGACCCGCCACCTTCAAGCACCCGCTTTACAGCCTGATGGGCGATTGGGTCATGTTCAAGGACATGATCATCGGCCGGATCCGTTTCTGA
- the flgB gene encoding flagellar basal body rod protein FlgB — MAISFDQALGVHEQALQARVKRAEVLANNLANADTPGYKARDVDFQAMMQQAHEKVSGLQMSRTDDAHMDTSAGGSDSELLYRTPHQPSVDGNTVDAQQEQSRFMRNAMDYQASFQFLSSKFSGLTKALKGE, encoded by the coding sequence ATGGCGATTTCATTTGACCAGGCACTGGGGGTTCACGAGCAAGCCCTGCAAGCCCGGGTAAAACGGGCTGAGGTGTTGGCGAACAACCTGGCCAACGCGGACACGCCCGGTTACAAGGCCCGCGATGTCGATTTCCAGGCAATGATGCAGCAGGCGCACGAAAAGGTGTCCGGTCTGCAAATGAGCCGGACCGACGACGCCCACATGGACACCTCCGCCGGGGGCAGCGACAGCGAGTTGCTGTATCGCACGCCTCATCAGCCGTCGGTCGATGGCAATACCGTAGACGCCCAGCAGGAACAGAGCCGCTTCATGCGCAACGCCATGGATTACCAGGCCAGCTTCCAGTTTCTGAGCAGTAAATTTTCCGGTCTGACCAAGGCCCTCAAGGGCGAGTAA
- a CDS encoding nitroreductase family protein: MTAVSEFLLNRSSEPRLEAPAPDSATLERAFACAARAPDHALLRPWRYLVIEGEGLAALGDLFASTCANNSDEQEIEKLRRAPLRAPMIIVGIASPTAHPKVPEVEQIMSAAAGMSFLELALQESGYGVMWRTGKPAYNAKVHEGLGLGEGESIIGFLYTGSVTSAKPSVPRPTTDEFVQRWPR, from the coding sequence ATGACTGCAGTCAGTGAATTCCTGCTCAACCGTTCCTCCGAGCCCCGGCTGGAAGCGCCGGCTCCGGATTCCGCCACGCTGGAACGTGCCTTTGCCTGCGCAGCCCGCGCCCCGGACCACGCCCTGTTGCGCCCCTGGCGATACCTGGTCATCGAAGGCGAGGGCCTGGCCGCGCTCGGGGACCTGTTTGCCTCCACCTGTGCCAATAACAGCGACGAACAGGAGATCGAGAAATTGCGCAGGGCCCCGCTCCGGGCACCGATGATCATCGTCGGGATTGCCTCACCGACCGCGCACCCCAAGGTGCCCGAGGTGGAACAGATCATGTCCGCGGCGGCGGGGATGAGTTTTCTTGAGCTTGCCCTGCAGGAGTCCGGTTACGGCGTCATGTGGCGGACCGGCAAGCCCGCCTACAACGCCAAGGTGCACGAAGGCCTTGGACTCGGGGAAGGAGAGTCCATCATCGGCTTCCTGTACACCGGTTCGGTGACCTCCGCCAAGCCGTCGGTGCCGCGCCCGACCACCGACGAATTCGTCCAGCGCTGGCCGCGCTGA
- the queF gene encoding NADPH-dependent 7-cyano-7-deazaguanine reductase QueF (Catalyzes the NADPH-dependent reduction of 7-cyano-7-deazaguanine (preQ0) to 7-aminomethyl-7-deazaguanine (preQ1) in queuosine biosynthesis), translating to MALNDAPLGKASDYPDRYDPSLLFPVAREENRRRLGLEDGRWPWFGEDMWQAWEVSWLKPSGVPAVAWAEIRFPAASPAIVESKSLKLYLNSFNQTRFSSPEQVADTLVSDLSSACGAAVQVSMKSVDEAGAAPGRPTGFELIDDETVSDPVYEYAPDSLTAGTEVVTEQLCSHLLKSNCPVTGQPDWATLMISYTGPKLDRAGLLRYVVSFRQKQDFHEHCVETVFTDLMARCRPERLMVCARYTRRGGLDINPWRATEPGHEPGDRLVRQ from the coding sequence ATGGCGCTCAATGATGCACCGCTGGGAAAGGCCAGCGATTACCCGGATCGCTACGATCCATCCCTGCTGTTCCCCGTGGCCCGGGAGGAAAACCGTCGGCGCCTGGGTCTGGAGGATGGCCGTTGGCCCTGGTTCGGTGAGGATATGTGGCAAGCCTGGGAAGTGTCCTGGCTGAAACCCTCCGGCGTACCGGCGGTGGCCTGGGCCGAGATCCGCTTTCCCGCGGCATCACCGGCAATTGTAGAATCCAAGTCGCTCAAGCTGTACCTGAACTCGTTCAACCAGACCCGCTTCTCGTCGCCGGAGCAGGTGGCGGACACCCTGGTCAGCGATCTGTCCAGCGCCTGTGGTGCCGCGGTCCAGGTATCGATGAAAAGCGTCGACGAGGCAGGCGCGGCGCCGGGCCGCCCGACCGGCTTCGAGTTGATCGACGACGAAACGGTGAGTGATCCGGTGTACGAATACGCGCCCGACTCCCTGACCGCTGGCACCGAGGTGGTGACCGAGCAACTCTGTTCGCACCTGCTCAAGAGCAACTGTCCGGTCACCGGTCAGCCCGACTGGGCCACTCTGATGATCAGCTACACCGGGCCGAAACTGGATCGGGCCGGGCTGCTCCGCTACGTGGTCAGTTTTCGTCAGAAGCAGGACTTTCACGAGCATTGCGTGGAAACGGTGTTTACCGATCTGATGGCGCGGTGCCGGCCGGAGCGGCTGATGGTTTGTGCCCGTTACACCCGGCGCGGCGGGCTCGACATCAACCCCTGGCGGGCGACGGAACCCGGCCACGAGCCCGGCGATCGGCTGGTTCGCCAGTAA
- a CDS encoding adenylate/guanylate cyclase domain-containing protein has translation MMNAPADLRSASSCAGKALSADHPYNPVAIPPMPDYNGRILAYTATAVIIVTGVVQGAFPEWLLWLVAGALTWPHLAHLLTRRTFLRQSPRIRQKMLIFDCVVGGGFIGCIGLVAIPSVSVVLMLMFSCLIVGGIRQWLLGSGFLAAAAAAAVALIGPADNLQAPLLTSILAIFATGLYICVTAYYSHQQARALMLAKTQIQNQREQSIALSHKLSKYLSPQVWQSIFTGERDVRLETQRKKLAVFFSDIKGFTELSEEMEPEALTELLNHYFNEMSELALKYGGTIDKFVGDSIMVFFGDPTSRGQREDAFACVSMAIEMRKHMKIMRQKWRSQGIKTPLEIRMGISTGYTTVGNFGAENRMDYTIIGKEVNLASRLESLAEPGEILISYETFSLIKDKIMCRDKGEITVKGFGKPVPIYEVVDFRRDMGPNRSFLEHEHSGFAMYLDSDKITEKERESILAALEDAADRLRQEEDAS, from the coding sequence ATGATGAATGCGCCGGCAGACCTGCGCAGCGCCAGTAGCTGCGCCGGCAAAGCATTGTCCGCGGATCACCCGTACAATCCGGTGGCGATCCCGCCGATGCCCGATTACAACGGCCGGATCCTGGCCTATACCGCCACGGCGGTGATCATCGTTACCGGCGTGGTCCAGGGCGCTTTTCCGGAATGGCTGCTCTGGCTGGTGGCCGGCGCCCTGACCTGGCCGCATCTGGCGCACCTGCTGACCCGGCGCACCTTCCTGCGGCAATCGCCGCGCATCCGTCAGAAAATGCTGATCTTCGATTGCGTGGTGGGCGGCGGCTTCATTGGCTGCATCGGCCTGGTCGCCATACCCTCGGTGTCTGTGGTACTGATGCTGATGTTCAGCTGCCTGATCGTCGGCGGCATTCGCCAGTGGCTGCTCGGCAGCGGCTTTCTTGCGGCCGCCGCGGCCGCCGCGGTGGCCCTCATCGGTCCCGCGGACAACCTTCAGGCGCCGCTGCTGACCAGCATCCTGGCCATCTTCGCCACCGGGCTGTACATCTGCGTCACCGCGTACTATTCTCACCAGCAGGCTCGCGCCCTGATGCTCGCCAAGACCCAGATCCAGAACCAGCGCGAGCAGTCCATCGCGCTGTCCCACAAACTGTCGAAATACCTGTCACCCCAGGTCTGGCAGTCCATTTTTACCGGCGAGCGGGACGTTCGCCTGGAAACCCAGCGCAAGAAACTGGCGGTCTTCTTTTCCGACATCAAGGGGTTTACCGAGCTGTCGGAGGAAATGGAGCCGGAAGCGCTGACCGAACTGCTGAACCACTACTTCAACGAGATGTCCGAGCTGGCACTGAAGTACGGTGGCACCATCGACAAGTTTGTCGGTGACTCCATCATGGTATTTTTCGGCGACCCCACCAGCCGGGGCCAGCGCGAAGACGCCTTTGCCTGTGTCTCCATGGCGATCGAAATGCGCAAGCACATGAAGATCATGCGCCAGAAATGGCGCAGCCAGGGGATCAAGACCCCCCTGGAAATCCGCATGGGCATCAGCACCGGCTACACCACGGTCGGGAATTTCGGTGCCGAAAACCGCATGGACTACACCATCATCGGCAAGGAAGTGAATCTGGCCAGCCGGCTGGAGTCGCTGGCCGAGCCCGGCGAAATCCTGATTTCCTACGAGACCTTCTCGCTCATCAAGGACAAGATCATGTGCCGGGACAAGGGCGAGATCACCGTGAAGGGCTTCGGCAAACCGGTGCCGATCTACGAGGTGGTGGATTTCCGCCGCGACATGGGGCCGAACCGGAGCTTCCTCGAACACGAGCACAGCGGTTTCGCCATGTACCTGGACTCCGACAAGATCACCGAGAAGGAGCGCGAGTCCATTCTTGCCGCCCTGGAAGACGCCGCCGACCGATTGCGTCAGGAAGAGGACGCGTCCTGA